In Synergistaceae bacterium, one DNA window encodes the following:
- the rpsD gene encoding 30S ribosomal protein S4, whose amino-acid sequence MATRREPRFKLSRHLGVNVCGHPKALKRVDTKKPTRGGQKVSEYGLQLLEKQKIKAYYGILERQFARYFEIAKKSSDMTGVALLKTLECRLDNLVYRIGFARSIRQARQIVSHGHMLVNGAKVDIPSYGVKVNDVVALREKSRTNQVFQDNFQGLVSFNVPYIEKNKDQFSAKLLREPQRNELPIDVNEILAVELYSK is encoded by the coding sequence ATGGCAACGCGAAGAGAACCCCGTTTTAAACTTTCCCGCCATTTGGGAGTCAATGTCTGCGGTCATCCCAAGGCACTGAAGAGAGTAGACACTAAAAAGCCCACCAGAGGCGGACAGAAGGTCTCGGAATATGGCCTCCAATTGCTGGAGAAACAAAAAATCAAGGCTTACTACGGCATTCTGGAGCGGCAGTTCGCCCGTTATTTCGAGATAGCGAAAAAAAGCTCCGATATGACTGGCGTGGCGCTTTTGAAAACGCTGGAGTGTCGTTTGGACAATCTGGTCTACCGCATCGGCTTCGCTCGGTCCATTCGTCAGGCCCGCCAGATTGTCTCCCACGGACACATGTTGGTCAACGGCGCGAAGGTGGATATCCCCTCCTACGGCGTGAAGGTGAACGACGTGGTGGCTCTCAGGGAAAAATCTCGGACAAATCAAGTTTTTCAAGATAATTTCCAGGGGCTCGTTTCCTTTAATGTCCCCTACATCGAGAAAAACAAGGATCAGTTCAGCGCAAAGCTGCTTAGAGAGCCACAGCGCAACGAGCTTCCTATTGACGTCAACGAGATCCTAGCAGTCGAGTTGTACTCTAAGTAG
- a CDS encoding transposase, whose amino-acid sequence MSLSVRKWTCPQCGVHHDRDVNAAINFRNYAVSSTVSACGEESSGRRREMAVKQASVKQEVSFESV is encoded by the coding sequence TTGTCGCTATCAGTTCGGAAGTGGACGTGCCCGCAATGCGGCGTACATCATGACCGAGACGTGAACGCAGCGATCAATTTCAGAAATTACGCCGTGAGTTCCACGGTGTCAGCCTGCGGAGAGGAAAGCTCTGGCCGTCGTCGCGAGATGGCGGTGAAACAGGCCTCAGTGAAGCAGGAAGTCAGCTTTGAATCTGTTTAG
- a CDS encoding thioredoxin family protein, whose product MTDNQVPFDLTSGKTFDEFLGVSSDEVYVKQRSEEVKFSPSFEKALKEFQGITLVVFANVGCPDCRAVLPLLGKIPRVNPHISVVFEEWNAAAEGFLQQRLGTSRVPTVLALNASGDLMDGAFIERPLDVHRAAAEAISRKVAMIVIGKFRNGGNDDLIEKDLLKVLQGQKNDVSPYLK is encoded by the coding sequence ATGACCGACAATCAGGTACCTTTCGATTTAACATCGGGGAAAACGTTTGACGAGTTTCTCGGCGTTTCCTCGGATGAAGTTTACGTTAAACAACGCTCGGAGGAAGTGAAATTTTCTCCTTCTTTCGAGAAAGCCCTAAAAGAATTTCAGGGGATCACCTTGGTGGTTTTCGCGAATGTCGGCTGTCCTGATTGCCGGGCAGTGTTGCCCCTCTTAGGTAAAATTCCGCGGGTCAACCCCCATATCTCCGTGGTGTTTGAAGAGTGGAACGCCGCTGCCGAGGGTTTTTTGCAACAACGCCTTGGAACGAGCCGCGTTCCTACGGTTCTCGCGCTGAACGCGTCCGGCGACCTGATGGATGGCGCCTTCATCGAGCGGCCTCTGGACGTTCACCGTGCCGCGGCCGAGGCCATCTCTCGCAAAGTCGCGATGATCGTCATCGGCAAGTTCCGCAACGGAGGCAATGACGATTTGATCGAAAAAGACCTCCTGAAGGTCTTGCAAGGCCAGAAGAACGACGTGTCACCTTATTTGAAATGA
- the glmS gene encoding glutamine--fructose-6-phosphate transaminase (isomerizing), with amino-acid sequence MCGIMGYIGPRDAAEIVLKGLECLEYRGYDSAGIALAEGHKIGISKCVGSVANLRTQLEKNVLSGKMGIGHTRWATHGGVTRENAHPHVDADGRVVLIHNGIVENFHELGEELVKQGAHFTSETDTEIVAFLISSLYKDDPLLVIREACARLRGSFAFVILFADVADRYYCVRKGPPLVLGTAEGETFCASDVTALLPYTHNILFMEDGEIAELSAKGISLYGFDGVQRKARLHTIDWDASMTSKGMYPHFMLKEIEEQGNVLRHTLSGRIDSGSGRGIDLQAEFPFTDEDARKFCRIHFVACGTSCHAAAVAGRLADKYTGMDVRVEAASEYRYGSVVCNEQTLAVFVSQSGETADTLAAARQARTKGARCLAVTNMVNSSLAREVGSVLELRAGPEIGVAATKTFIGQLAALTLLALWIGKQKGRIGREDESRLAEELVRLPLKLEKILGQGKEIREMAERYKDMAGFLFIGRGASNAIGMEGALKLKEISYVHAEAHAAGEMKHGPIAILDVKLPVVAIVPKDDLYEKTLSNIQEARARKAPIIAIASQGDEDILRFSNDCFFIPETENELTPLLTVVPLQLFAYHLASILGREIDRPRNLAKSVTVE; translated from the coding sequence TTGTGTGGAATCATGGGCTACATCGGTCCCAGAGACGCCGCCGAGATCGTTCTTAAGGGACTGGAGTGTTTGGAATACCGAGGATATGACTCCGCGGGGATCGCGTTGGCCGAAGGACATAAGATCGGTATATCCAAGTGCGTGGGCAGCGTGGCGAATCTGAGGACCCAACTGGAAAAAAACGTCTTAAGCGGAAAGATGGGTATAGGTCATACTCGCTGGGCGACTCATGGGGGTGTGACGCGGGAGAACGCGCATCCTCATGTGGATGCCGACGGCAGGGTGGTTTTGATCCATAATGGTATTGTGGAGAACTTTCACGAATTAGGCGAAGAGCTGGTAAAACAAGGTGCCCACTTCACCTCCGAAACAGACACGGAAATAGTCGCTTTTCTGATTTCGAGCCTTTACAAAGACGATCCGCTTCTTGTGATACGAGAAGCCTGTGCTCGTTTGAGGGGCTCCTTCGCTTTCGTCATTCTTTTCGCTGACGTGGCGGACCGCTATTACTGCGTCCGCAAAGGACCGCCTCTGGTGCTGGGAACCGCTGAAGGCGAGACTTTTTGCGCCTCGGACGTCACTGCCCTGCTACCTTATACCCACAACATTCTTTTTATGGAAGACGGTGAAATAGCGGAGCTGTCCGCGAAAGGCATCTCCCTTTATGGCTTCGACGGAGTCCAACGGAAAGCGCGCCTACACACCATCGATTGGGACGCGTCAATGACGTCCAAGGGAATGTACCCCCACTTCATGCTCAAGGAAATCGAGGAACAGGGCAATGTTTTGCGGCACACCCTGTCGGGGCGCATCGACAGCGGAAGCGGAAGGGGCATTGATCTTCAGGCGGAGTTTCCGTTCACAGACGAGGACGCCCGGAAGTTTTGCCGTATCCATTTCGTGGCCTGCGGGACCTCCTGCCATGCCGCGGCGGTGGCGGGGCGCTTGGCGGACAAATACACGGGCATGGACGTGCGGGTAGAGGCGGCGTCGGAATATCGCTACGGCAGCGTTGTCTGCAACGAACAGACTCTGGCGGTCTTTGTCTCCCAATCCGGAGAAACGGCGGACACTTTGGCGGCCGCCCGACAGGCTCGAACGAAGGGCGCACGTTGCCTTGCTGTCACCAATATGGTCAACTCCTCGCTGGCCCGAGAGGTAGGATCAGTGCTGGAACTGCGGGCAGGACCGGAGATCGGCGTCGCTGCGACGAAGACCTTCATTGGGCAATTAGCGGCACTGACGCTTTTGGCCCTTTGGATCGGCAAACAAAAAGGCCGCATCGGCCGAGAGGACGAGTCGCGTTTGGCCGAGGAGCTGGTGCGCTTGCCGCTGAAACTCGAAAAAATTCTGGGGCAGGGCAAGGAGATCAGGGAGATGGCCGAGCGCTACAAAGACATGGCGGGCTTCCTCTTTATTGGCAGAGGAGCCTCCAACGCTATCGGCATGGAGGGCGCGTTGAAGCTCAAAGAGATCTCCTATGTTCACGCCGAGGCCCATGCGGCAGGAGAGATGAAGCATGGCCCCATCGCCATTCTGGATGTGAAGCTGCCGGTGGTGGCCATCGTTCCCAAGGACGACCTGTACGAAAAAACCCTGTCCAACATCCAAGAGGCCCGCGCTCGCAAGGCGCCCATCATCGCGATCGCATCTCAAGGGGACGAGGATATACTCCGGTTCTCCAACGATTGTTTTTTTATTCCTGAGACGGAAAACGAGCTAACGCCGCTCTTGACGGTAGTACCCTTGCAGTTGTTCGCGTACCACTTGGCGTCGATTTTAGGACGAGAGATTGATCGTCCTAGAAACCTGGCCAAAAGCGTCACGGTAGAATGA
- a CDS encoding TIGR04002 family protein → MQKNLSHFALAGLFTALILVATAYLPRIPIGSGGYIHVGDTVIYLAAALLPKRWAMAAGGLGGALADVLSGFALWAPFTLVIKMGLALPFTNRATKLLCAWNVVALVAAFPITMGGYYVAEWILTGSASVPLVSLPYNALQSAGSAFLYFCVASQMDRANLKSRLHLI, encoded by the coding sequence ATGCAAAAGAATCTTTCTCATTTTGCCCTAGCCGGACTATTTACGGCTTTAATTCTCGTCGCTACCGCCTATCTGCCGCGTATTCCGATTGGAAGCGGGGGATATATTCACGTCGGCGATACGGTCATTTATTTGGCGGCGGCGTTGCTCCCTAAGCGCTGGGCAATGGCGGCGGGCGGGCTCGGAGGTGCTTTGGCGGACGTGTTGTCCGGTTTTGCCCTGTGGGCGCCGTTTACCCTGGTGATTAAAATGGGATTAGCTCTGCCTTTCACCAACCGCGCCACAAAACTGCTGTGCGCCTGGAATGTGGTAGCGCTGGTTGCGGCGTTTCCCATCACAATGGGGGGATACTATGTTGCCGAGTGGATTTTGACAGGTAGCGCTTCCGTTCCGCTCGTTTCTCTGCCATACAACGCGCTTCAGTCTGCCGGCAGCGCATTCCTCTATTTCTGCGTTGCCTCCCAAATGGACCGAGCCAACCTCAAGAGTCGCCTCCATTTGATTTGA
- a CDS encoding response regulator, protein MENKKLAREFKYQQSINERNRISAETKDNLSKIVSAEKSRLEKYMNLLLANCLDAIMLFDREGHIVFTSDSYLRSTGTSAFGMIRGKSYRELLTSLVEEGLLQRIDEIFQASLGAKRFTEIECDIDFGGLGNVRHYLAQVTSMLEEDGTTEGVMLFFYDTTEISQARRDAERARELAEQSTRAKSEFLSRMSHEIRTPMNAIIGMTSIAKASNQAERKEYCLDKISEASTHLLGVINDILDMSKIEANKFDLSIEEFNFRKMIERVTNVIRFRVEEKGQSLSVDVSDNIPVNIVSDEQRLAQVITNLLGNAVKFTPEHGSVALLARKIAEEEEVCSLYVEIKDTGIGISEEQQQRLFTSFEQADGSISRKFGGTGLGLAISKRIVEMMSGRIWIESELGKGASFIFEIKAKRGAEMKIDGDDFQGEENYDMDVDNDDIFCGKRVLIAEDVIINREIVQALIGHTGIEIDFAFDGMEAVEKFIARPGNYELILMDVQMPRMDGYEATKRIRDSGLPEADLIPIIAMTANVFREDIERCRVAGMNDHLGKPIDAEEVIAKLRHYL, encoded by the coding sequence TTGGAAAACAAAAAATTGGCGCGAGAATTTAAATATCAGCAAAGCATCAACGAACGTAATAGAATCAGCGCCGAGACGAAGGATAACCTGAGTAAAATCGTCTCGGCAGAGAAATCCCGGCTGGAAAAATATATGAATTTGTTGCTCGCCAACTGCCTGGACGCGATTATGCTCTTCGATCGGGAAGGTCATATTGTCTTTACCAGCGACTCGTACCTGCGGAGCACTGGGACCTCGGCTTTCGGTATGATTCGAGGAAAGTCCTACCGGGAGCTGCTAACCTCTCTCGTCGAAGAGGGATTGCTACAACGTATAGACGAGATTTTCCAAGCCAGCCTGGGCGCTAAACGCTTCACCGAGATCGAGTGCGATATTGACTTCGGGGGGTTGGGAAATGTTCGCCATTATCTCGCGCAAGTGACATCGATGTTGGAAGAAGACGGTACGACAGAGGGAGTGATGCTTTTTTTCTATGATACCACCGAAATCTCCCAGGCGAGACGCGACGCCGAACGCGCCAGAGAGCTGGCTGAGCAGTCCACCCGCGCGAAATCGGAATTTCTCTCCCGGATGAGCCACGAGATTCGCACGCCCATGAACGCCATTATCGGCATGACCTCCATCGCCAAGGCCTCGAACCAGGCCGAGCGGAAGGAATACTGCCTAGATAAGATCAGCGAGGCATCCACACACCTTTTGGGTGTCATCAACGATATCTTGGATATGTCCAAAATCGAGGCGAACAAGTTCGATCTGTCGATCGAAGAGTTCAACTTCAGGAAAATGATCGAACGGGTCACCAACGTCATCCGCTTTCGGGTGGAGGAAAAGGGACAGAGCCTATCTGTGGATGTAAGCGACAACATTCCCGTGAACATCGTTTCAGACGAGCAGCGCCTGGCTCAGGTGATCACGAACCTTCTGGGAAATGCCGTCAAGTTCACGCCGGAACACGGCTCCGTCGCTCTGTTGGCCCGAAAGATCGCGGAGGAAGAGGAGGTATGCAGTCTCTACGTCGAGATCAAAGACACGGGTATCGGCATATCGGAAGAACAGCAACAAAGGCTCTTTACCTCCTTCGAGCAGGCCGACGGTAGCATCTCCCGCAAGTTCGGCGGGACGGGTTTAGGGCTTGCTATTTCCAAGCGCATTGTCGAAATGATGAGCGGACGTATCTGGATCGAGTCCGAACTGGGTAAGGGCGCTTCTTTCATCTTCGAGATAAAGGCGAAAAGAGGCGCAGAAATGAAGATCGACGGCGACGATTTTCAGGGAGAAGAAAACTATGACATGGATGTTGACAACGACGACATTTTCTGCGGCAAACGCGTCTTGATCGCGGAGGACGTGATCATCAATCGGGAAATTGTGCAGGCTCTGATCGGACACACGGGTATCGAGATTGATTTTGCCTTCGACGGCATGGAGGCTGTCGAAAAATTCATCGCTCGGCCGGGAAATTACGAATTGATCTTGATGGATGTCCAGATGCCCCGTATGGATGGGTACGAGGCGACAAAAAGGATTCGGGACTCAGGACTGCCGGAAGCGGACTTGATTCCTATCATTGCCATGACCGCGAACGTTTTCCGCGAGGACATCGAACGCTGCCGGGTCGCCGGTATGAACGATCATTTAGGAAAACCCATCGACGCGGAGGAAGTCATCGCGAAGCTTAGGCACTATCTTTAA